From a region of the Janthinobacterium sp. 61 genome:
- a CDS encoding serine hydrolase: protein MPIANLTDHTEQLTALVQAGVQEQIFPGAAWAMGTSDHGVAGAAGRLTPEPGSAAMQVDTLFDIASLTKIISVWSLTGWLLRKNRLRLDSCLADVLPGTQGHALAPITIFQLLTHTAGLPLRARLRASYGEVYDDIVRGVLREPLEGTPGLAVQYTDRAALILGLVIERLLDLPLDQALAEHVLRPLGMAATGFGPLAAAHGKQVAPTEYCEQAGAHLSGVTHDFSTRLLGGVCGISGLFSNVPDLQRFLQAMLAQDLQGEVLDANWVRASLTVQTGSLTPSRGLFWHPAAGTGPEDDVWCHLGFTGTAMWISPRRARYAVLLTNKLYYTRDFTRINALRSDVMRCAFGL from the coding sequence ATGCCAATAGCAAACCTGACAGACCATACAGAACAGCTGACAGCGCTGGTGCAAGCCGGCGTGCAGGAACAGATTTTTCCAGGCGCGGCCTGGGCTATGGGCACCAGCGACCACGGCGTGGCGGGCGCGGCCGGGCGGCTCACGCCCGAGCCCGGCAGTGCAGCGATGCAGGTCGACACCTTGTTCGACATCGCTTCGCTGACCAAGATCATCAGCGTCTGGTCGCTGACGGGCTGGCTGCTGCGCAAAAATCGCCTGCGCCTGGACAGCTGCCTGGCCGACGTGCTGCCCGGCACGCAGGGCCATGCGCTGGCGCCCATCACGATTTTCCAGCTGCTCACCCATACGGCTGGCTTGCCGTTGCGCGCCCGCCTGCGCGCCAGCTATGGCGAGGTGTACGACGATATCGTGCGTGGCGTACTGCGCGAGCCGCTGGAAGGCACGCCGGGACTAGCCGTGCAATACACGGACCGCGCGGCCCTGATCCTCGGCCTGGTCATCGAGCGGCTGCTGGATCTGCCCCTGGACCAGGCCCTGGCCGAGCATGTCCTGCGGCCGCTGGGCATGGCTGCCACGGGCTTCGGCCCGCTGGCAGCTGCGCATGGCAAGCAGGTCGCGCCGACTGAATATTGCGAGCAGGCGGGCGCACACCTTTCTGGCGTCACGCATGATTTCTCCACCCGCCTGCTGGGGGGCGTGTGCGGCATCTCCGGGCTGTTTTCGAACGTACCCGACCTGCAGCGCTTCCTGCAGGCGATGCTGGCGCAGGACCTGCAGGGCGAGGTGCTGGACGCCAACTGGGTGCGCGCTTCGCTGACGGTGCAGACCGGTTCGCTGACTCCGTCGCGCGGCCTGTTCTGGCATCCGGCGGCAGGCACCGGGCCGGAAGACGACGTCTGGTGCCACCTGGGCTTCACCGGCACGGCCATGTGGATCAGCCCCAGGCGCGCCCGCTATGCGGTGCTGCTGACGAACAAGCTGTATTACACGCGCGATTTCACCAGGATCAACGCGCTGCGGAGCGACGTCATGCGCTGCGCATTCGGTCTCTAA
- a CDS encoding xanthine dehydrogenase family protein subunit M, whose amino-acid sequence MRVFSYQKAATPAEAAAAALHTPGARFIAGGTNLLDLMKLEIETPTHLIDVNGLALDKVETTADGGLRIGALVRNTALAAHATVRRDYGVLSRALLAGASAQLRNKATTAGNLLQRTRCPYFYDTNQACNKRVPGSGCSAIGGFSRPLAILGGSDTCIATHPSDMAVAMRVLDAGIDTVRADGAVRTIPIADFYRLPGTTPQLETLLQPGELITSVTLPPPVGGTHVYRKVRDRASYAFALVSVAAIILPDGTGRLALGGVAPQPWRVAGAEQAMPAGAAAVNERLLAGAKPTADNAYKLILAQRTVAAVLRETPVMKG is encoded by the coding sequence ATGAGAGTGTTCAGCTACCAGAAGGCTGCCACGCCGGCCGAAGCGGCGGCCGCCGCCTTGCACACGCCGGGTGCCCGCTTTATAGCCGGCGGCACGAATCTGCTCGATCTGATGAAACTGGAGATCGAAACGCCTACGCATTTGATCGATGTCAATGGCCTGGCTTTGGACAAGGTGGAAACGACTGCGGACGGCGGCTTGCGCATCGGCGCCCTGGTACGCAACACGGCGCTGGCCGCCCACGCCACGGTGCGGCGCGATTACGGCGTATTGTCGCGCGCCTTGCTGGCCGGTGCTTCGGCACAATTGCGCAACAAGGCGACGACGGCGGGTAACCTGCTGCAGCGCACCCGCTGCCCGTATTTTTATGACACCAACCAGGCCTGCAACAAGCGCGTGCCGGGGAGCGGCTGCTCGGCCATCGGGGGTTTCAGCCGGCCGCTGGCCATCCTGGGCGGCAGCGATACCTGCATCGCCACGCATCCCAGCGACATGGCCGTGGCCATGCGCGTACTCGACGCCGGCATCGATACCGTGCGGGCCGACGGTGCCGTGCGCACCATCCCGATTGCCGATTTTTACCGCTTGCCGGGCACCACGCCGCAGCTGGAAACGCTGCTGCAGCCGGGCGAACTGATCACCAGCGTGACCTTGCCCCCGCCCGTCGGCGGCACGCACGTCTATCGCAAGGTGCGCGACCGCGCTTCTTACGCGTTCGCGCTGGTGTCCGTGGCGGCGATTATCTTGCCCGATGGCACGGGCAGGCTGGCTCTGGGCGGCGTCGCGCCGCAGCCGTGGCGGGTTGCCGGCGCGGAGCAGGCGATGCCCGCTGGCGCCGCCGCCGTGAACGAACGCCTGCTGGCCGGCGCCAAACCGACTGCCGACAATGCCTACAAGCTCATCCTGGCGCAGCGTACCGTGGCAGCCGTGTTGAGGGAAACACCAGTAATGAAAGGCTAA
- a CDS encoding M14 family zinc carboxypeptidase → MIEKNLPELVMLKRLIDEGGSHLEVAAPCSIAMDGRDFPVYSIALGNPGPDVPALGFFGGIHGLERIGTQVLLSFLESLIARLRWDATLHQQLETMRLVFMPLVNPGGMWQATRCNPRGVDLMRNAPLSAREKVPFMLGGQRYSARLPWYRGAADAPMEQESQAVCDLVERELLSRQFSIALDCHSGFGLRDRIWFPHAHTKVPIEHLAEIGALEELFSQSYPNHNYVFEPQSRQYRTHGDLWDYLYLNGTSYSGRVFLPLTLEMGSWLWVKKNPRQLFNRVSIFNPTAAHRLQRVLRRHLVWFDFLMRAASSHGRWMPEGLLRKAQRRRALAQWYES, encoded by the coding sequence ATGATCGAAAAGAATCTGCCCGAACTGGTCATGCTGAAGCGTCTCATCGACGAGGGCGGCAGCCACCTGGAAGTGGCCGCGCCCTGCAGCATCGCCATGGATGGGCGCGACTTTCCCGTGTACTCCATCGCCTTGGGCAATCCCGGCCCCGACGTGCCCGCGCTGGGCTTTTTTGGCGGCATCCACGGCCTTGAACGCATCGGCACGCAAGTGCTTTTGTCCTTCCTGGAAAGCCTGATCGCGCGCCTGCGCTGGGATGCCACCCTGCACCAGCAGCTGGAAACCATGCGCCTCGTATTCATGCCGCTGGTCAACCCGGGCGGCATGTGGCAAGCCACGCGCTGCAATCCGCGCGGCGTGGACCTGATGCGCAACGCACCGCTGAGCGCGCGCGAAAAAGTGCCGTTCATGCTGGGTGGACAGCGCTACAGCGCCCGACTGCCCTGGTACCGGGGCGCAGCCGATGCGCCCATGGAGCAGGAAAGCCAGGCCGTGTGCGACCTGGTCGAGCGCGAGCTGCTGTCGCGCCAGTTCAGCATCGCCCTCGATTGCCATTCCGGCTTCGGCTTGCGCGACCGCATCTGGTTTCCCCATGCGCATACCAAGGTGCCGATAGAGCACCTGGCCGAGATCGGCGCCCTGGAAGAACTGTTCAGCCAAAGCTACCCCAACCACAACTATGTGTTCGAGCCGCAAAGCCGGCAATACCGCACGCATGGCGACCTGTGGGACTATCTGTACCTGAACGGCACCAGCTACAGCGGGCGCGTGTTCCTGCCGCTGACCCTGGAAATGGGCTCGTGGCTGTGGGTCAAGAAAAACCCGCGCCAGCTGTTCAACCGGGTCAGCATCTTCAACCCCACGGCCGCGCACCGCCTGCAGCGGGTGTTGCGGCGGCACCTGGTGTGGTTCGATTTCCTCATGCGCGCCGCCAGCAGCCACGGCCGCTGGATGCCGGAAGGCTTGCTGCGCAAGGCGCAGCGCCGGCGCGCCCTGGCGCAATGGTATGAGTCATGA
- the paoA gene encoding aldehyde dehydrogenase iron-sulfur subunit PaoA, whose amino-acid sequence MTECNHINAGRRGLLIAGALSATAVAVPGVAGAAEAAHAAAQAGQAPPVLMKVNLDINGQRHSLELDTRTTLLDALREHLHLTGTKKGCDHGQCGACTVMLDGQRINACLSLAVMHEGARITTIEGLGTPDKLHPMQAAFIAHDGYQCGYCTPGQICSAVAALGEIRQGIPSHVSVDLNAAPQATPEELRERMSGNLCRCGAYSNIIEAISEVAGRPA is encoded by the coding sequence ATGACAGAGTGTAATCACATCAATGCCGGCCGGCGCGGTTTGCTGATCGCCGGCGCGCTGTCGGCCACGGCCGTGGCTGTGCCCGGCGTGGCCGGGGCCGCTGAAGCTGCCCATGCTGCGGCCCAAGCCGGCCAGGCGCCGCCCGTCCTGATGAAGGTCAATCTGGATATCAACGGCCAGCGCCATAGCCTGGAACTCGACACGCGCACCACCTTGCTCGACGCCTTGCGCGAACACCTGCATCTGACGGGAACCAAAAAGGGCTGCGACCACGGCCAGTGCGGCGCCTGCACCGTCATGCTGGACGGCCAGCGCATCAACGCCTGCCTGAGCTTGGCCGTGATGCACGAGGGCGCCCGCATCACCACCATCGAGGGACTGGGCACGCCCGACAAGCTGCACCCGATGCAGGCCGCCTTCATTGCGCATGACGGCTATCAATGTGGCTATTGCACACCGGGGCAAATCTGCTCTGCCGTCGCTGCACTGGGAGAAATCCGCCAGGGCATCCCCAGCCACGTCAGCGTGGACTTGAACGCTGCCCCGCAGGCGACGCCGGAAGAGTTGCGCGAACGCATGAGCGGCAATCTCTGCCGCTGCGGCGCCTATTCCAACATCATCGAGGCGATTTCCGAGGTGGCGGGGAGGCCGGCATGA
- a CDS encoding nitronate monooxygenase family protein, which translates to MSSSQRFLDRLGLQLPIIQAPMAGVSTPRLAAAVSNAGGLGSLGIGAGSVAQARQMIADTRALTDRPFNINVFCHAPAARDARREAAWLAHLAPLFAELGAAVPAGLEEIYRTFIGDAAAFALLLEQRPAVVSFHFGLPTQQQIAALRQAGIYTMATATSVREAILIEQAGVDAIVAQGVEAGGHRGVFDPQAHDERHSTSVLLRLLAGRTALPLIAAGGIMDGQGIRVALDLGAAAVQLGTAFVLCPESAANAGYRANLKSERAASTRLTATLSGRLARGMVNRLIEHGEAPGSPPPADYPVAYDAAKQLNAAASQHGNSEFAAQWAGQGAPLAREMGAEELVLTLAREMAR; encoded by the coding sequence ATGAGCTCGTCCCAGCGCTTCCTCGACCGCCTCGGCCTGCAATTGCCCATCATCCAGGCGCCAATGGCGGGCGTCTCCACGCCGCGCCTCGCCGCCGCCGTCTCGAATGCGGGCGGCCTCGGTTCGCTGGGCATTGGCGCCGGCAGCGTGGCGCAGGCGCGCCAGATGATCGCAGACACGCGCGCGCTGACGGACCGCCCCTTCAACATCAATGTGTTTTGCCATGCGCCTGCGGCAAGGGATGCGCGGCGCGAAGCGGCCTGGCTGGCCCATCTGGCGCCCCTGTTTGCGGAGCTGGGCGCGGCCGTGCCGGCAGGACTGGAAGAAATCTACCGGACGTTTATCGGCGATGCGGCGGCATTCGCCCTGTTGCTGGAGCAGCGCCCTGCCGTCGTCAGCTTTCATTTTGGCTTGCCGACGCAGCAGCAGATTGCCGCCCTGCGCCAGGCCGGCATCTACACGATGGCCACGGCCACCAGCGTGCGCGAAGCGATCCTGATCGAACAGGCAGGGGTCGACGCCATCGTGGCGCAGGGCGTGGAAGCGGGCGGGCATCGCGGCGTCTTCGATCCGCAAGCGCACGACGAGCGCCACAGCACCAGCGTGCTGCTGCGCCTGCTGGCGGGCCGCACTGCCCTGCCCCTCATCGCCGCCGGCGGCATCATGGATGGACAAGGCATCCGCGTCGCGCTGGACCTGGGCGCCGCCGCCGTCCAACTGGGCACGGCATTCGTGCTATGCCCGGAATCGGCGGCCAACGCGGGCTACCGCGCCAACCTGAAAAGCGAACGGGCCGCCAGTACGCGATTGACGGCGACCTTGTCGGGCCGGCTGGCGCGCGGCATGGTGAACCGCTTGATCGAACATGGCGAAGCGCCAGGCAGCCCACCGCCGGCCGACTACCCGGTCGCCTACGATGCCGCAAAACAATTGAACGCAGCAGCCAGCCAGCACGGCAACAGTGAATTCGCCGCGCAATGGGCCGGCCAGGGCGCGCCGCTGGCGCGGGAAATGGGCGCGGAGGAACTGGTGTTGACTTTGGCTAGGGAAATGGCGCGCTGA
- a CDS encoding DUF1579 domain-containing protein — translation MQLPADKNAPRDFDFIIGDWLVKHRRLNSRFTDCKEWTEFDGLSSTVKTLGGFGNLEDNVLYFPEGSFRALALRSFCIKSDTWSIWWLDARKPTTLDVPVVGKFSNHVGVFFADDLLDGQAIKVRFTWTATPGKNPRWDQAFSKDQGRTWETNWTMDFMRTAQARAPIQP, via the coding sequence ATGCAACTGCCAGCCGATAAAAATGCCCCCCGGGATTTTGATTTCATCATCGGTGACTGGCTCGTGAAACATCGCCGGCTCAATTCCAGATTCACCGATTGCAAGGAATGGACGGAATTTGACGGGCTATCTTCGACCGTAAAGACACTGGGTGGCTTTGGAAACCTGGAGGATAACGTACTCTACTTCCCGGAAGGCAGCTTCCGCGCCCTTGCACTGCGCTCGTTTTGTATTAAATCCGACACCTGGTCGATCTGGTGGCTCGATGCACGCAAGCCGACAACGCTCGATGTCCCAGTTGTTGGAAAATTCTCCAATCACGTCGGCGTATTTTTTGCCGATGACCTACTCGATGGTCAAGCAATAAAGGTGCGCTTTACCTGGACTGCAACACCTGGGAAAAATCCTCGCTGGGATCAGGCTTTTTCCAAGGACCAGGGAAGAACATGGGAAACGAACTGGACTATGGATTTCATGCGCACCGCACAGGCAAGGGCACCCATTCAGCCTTGA
- a CDS encoding YbfB/YjiJ family MFS transporter, whose protein sequence is MSAPARLRAAIAAAAILAIGMGFGRFAFTAIYPHMLSEGVLTLRDGSLAASANYAGYLLGAILAMRARAHSAHRLCLWSVAGTALCLGVLALTMPVWLIVTVRGVAGVFSALAMVAASLWLLEQRRHGRGAPLLYAGVGAGIAGSAELLVLASHLGWRSAGMWLLLAGVTVLLGLAAAPAIAASGQPTLDAPPHAAASTLAPVAPWPLVLIYGLAGLGYIVTATYLPVMVGVALPGLNSAHVWAMFGLGAAPSCFLWHRLHERLGTRQALRLNLLLQALGVALPVLAPSAAAYLLSAILVGGTFVGTVTIAMPAAQRAAGKVGKFGTNMMAIMTVVYGIGQIIGPVLAASLYAQSHSFNSALLAAAGALLLAIAVSLRL, encoded by the coding sequence GTGAGCGCGCCAGCCAGGCTGCGTGCAGCCATCGCCGCAGCGGCCATCCTCGCCATCGGCATGGGCTTCGGACGCTTCGCCTTCACGGCCATCTACCCGCATATGCTCAGCGAAGGCGTGCTGACCTTGCGCGATGGCAGCCTGGCCGCTTCGGCCAACTATGCCGGTTACTTGCTGGGCGCCATCCTGGCCATGCGCGCGCGGGCCCACAGCGCGCACCGGCTATGCCTGTGGTCGGTGGCCGGTACGGCGCTGTGCCTTGGCGTGCTGGCCTTGACTATGCCGGTCTGGCTCATCGTGACGGTGCGGGGCGTGGCGGGCGTCTTCAGCGCCCTGGCCATGGTCGCCGCCTCGCTGTGGCTGCTGGAACAGCGCCGGCATGGTCGCGGTGCGCCGCTGCTGTACGCGGGCGTGGGCGCTGGCATCGCCGGGTCGGCCGAATTGCTGGTGCTGGCATCGCACCTGGGCTGGCGCAGCGCCGGCATGTGGCTGCTGCTGGCCGGCGTCACCGTGCTGCTGGGGCTGGCGGCTGCGCCCGCCATCGCCGCCAGTGGCCAGCCTACGCTGGATGCGCCGCCGCATGCCGCTGCATCGACCTTGGCGCCCGTGGCGCCGTGGCCGCTGGTGCTGATCTACGGACTGGCGGGGCTCGGTTACATCGTTACGGCTACGTATCTGCCCGTGATGGTGGGCGTGGCCTTGCCCGGGCTCAATTCCGCCCATGTGTGGGCCATGTTCGGCCTGGGCGCGGCGCCGTCGTGTTTCCTGTGGCACCGGCTGCACGAGCGTCTGGGCACGCGCCAGGCACTCAGGCTGAACTTGCTGCTGCAGGCGCTGGGCGTGGCCTTGCCCGTGCTGGCGCCTTCGGCCGCCGCTTATCTGCTCAGCGCCATCCTCGTCGGCGGCACGTTTGTCGGCACGGTGACCATCGCCATGCCCGCCGCGCAGCGGGCCGCCGGCAAGGTGGGCAAGTTTGGCACCAACATGATGGCCATCATGACGGTGGTGTATGGCATCGGCCAGATCATCGGCCCCGTGCTGGCGGCCAGCCTGTATGCGCAGTCGCACAGTTTTAATAGTGCGCTATTGGCGGCGGCCGGCGCGCTGCTGCTGGCCATCGCCGTGAGCTTGCGCCTGTAA
- a CDS encoding LysR substrate-binding domain-containing protein has product MELESLTIFCAVASELSVTQAAARLGRAPSSVTTRIQQLEADIGAELFVRTNKRMALTAAGERFLEYAQRLLALAEEARHVVTGGREGGTLRVGSMDSTAASRLPALLAAYHARYPATRLALSTGPSRPLIEQVRTGLLDCAFVALPPSFGGAAALAELGLAATAVWREDLCLLLPASEAQARRAADVRTRSLAAFPQGCTYRGIAEELLGVAGGTQWRVQEMSSYHTMIACVAAGACVTLLPASVLALSEAPAALVTLSAGQADTLLVWRAGFDVPAFQHLLAQLGEVAP; this is encoded by the coding sequence ATGGAGTTGGAGTCATTGACGATTTTTTGTGCCGTGGCCAGTGAACTGAGCGTCACCCAGGCCGCAGCCAGGCTGGGCCGCGCGCCGTCCAGCGTCACGACGCGCATCCAGCAGCTGGAAGCCGATATAGGCGCCGAACTGTTCGTGCGCACGAACAAGCGCATGGCCCTGACGGCGGCCGGCGAGCGCTTTCTCGAGTATGCGCAGCGTCTGCTGGCGCTGGCAGAAGAGGCCAGGCATGTCGTCACGGGCGGGCGCGAGGGCGGCACCTTGCGCGTCGGCAGCATGGACAGCACAGCGGCCAGCCGCCTGCCGGCGCTGCTGGCCGCATATCACGCCCGCTATCCGGCGACGCGGCTGGCGCTGAGCACGGGGCCGTCGCGCCCCCTGATCGAGCAGGTGCGCACAGGTTTGCTCGACTGTGCTTTTGTCGCCTTGCCGCCATCCTTCGGCGGCGCCGCCGCCTTGGCGGAGCTGGGCCTGGCCGCGACAGCCGTGTGGCGCGAGGACCTGTGTTTGCTGCTGCCGGCCAGCGAAGCGCAGGCGCGCCGCGCCGCGGACGTGCGCACGCGCTCGCTGGCGGCGTTTCCGCAGGGCTGCACCTATCGCGGCATCGCCGAAGAGTTGCTGGGCGTGGCCGGCGGCACGCAGTGGCGGGTGCAGGAAATGAGTTCGTATCACACCATGATCGCTTGCGTGGCGGCCGGCGCCTGCGTGACCCTGCTGCCGGCGAGCGTGCTGGCGCTGTCCGAGGCGCCGGCCGCCTTGGTGACGCTTTCCGCTGGACAAGCCGACACCTTGCTGGTGTGGCGCGCCGGATTCGACGTGCCCGCCTTTCAACACTTGCTGGCGCAGCTGGGCGAGGTGGCGCCGTGA
- a CDS encoding alpha/beta fold hydrolase, producing the protein MTQPTWILLRGLMREQRHWGDFPATLARALPGASIVTPDLPGNGRRHAQDSATRVADMVAACRQDLSARGIAAPYHLLALSLGGMVAVEWASRYPQEIARCVLLNTSMRPFNPFYRRLRWQNYGALLRQLLLGDQRSQEALILRLTSRRHAQGNAALLADWCAYQQEYPVSRRNALRQLLSAARYRAPLIRPAMPVLVMAGAQDQLVDHRCSQRLARAWQADCLIHRDAGHDLPLDEGEWVAQSVARWLGVDAAVHDKTSTTQSICQ; encoded by the coding sequence ATGACGCAGCCCACCTGGATTTTATTGCGCGGCCTGATGCGCGAACAACGCCACTGGGGTGACTTCCCCGCCACCCTGGCGCGCGCCCTGCCCGGCGCCAGCATTGTCACGCCCGACTTGCCCGGCAATGGCAGGCGCCACGCGCAGGACAGCGCCACCCGTGTGGCAGATATGGTGGCAGCCTGCCGCCAGGACCTGTCGGCGCGGGGCATCGCTGCACCGTACCACTTGCTGGCCCTGTCGCTGGGCGGCATGGTGGCCGTCGAATGGGCTAGCCGCTACCCGCAGGAAATCGCCCGCTGCGTGCTGCTCAACACCAGCATGCGGCCGTTCAATCCGTTTTACCGGCGCCTGCGCTGGCAAAACTACGGCGCCCTGCTGCGCCAACTACTGCTGGGCGACCAACGCAGCCAGGAAGCGCTGATCTTGCGCCTGACCAGCCGCCGGCATGCACAGGGCAACGCCGCCCTGCTTGCCGACTGGTGTGCATATCAGCAAGAGTATCCCGTCAGCCGCCGCAACGCGCTGCGCCAGCTACTGTCGGCCGCCCGCTACCGCGCGCCCCTCATTCGCCCCGCCATGCCCGTGCTGGTGATGGCCGGCGCGCAAGACCAGCTGGTCGACCACCGCTGCTCGCAGCGCCTGGCGCGCGCCTGGCAGGCCGACTGCCTGATCCACCGCGACGCCGGGCACGACTTGCCGCTGGATGAAGGGGAATGGGTGGCGCAATCGGTGGCGCGCTGGCTGGGGGTGGACGCGGCAGTGCATGACAAGACCTCCACGACACAATCAATATGCCAATAG
- a CDS encoding GNAT family N-acetyltransferase: MFLSLPDVLRTQRMILRKPRQSDVRIIFDAYAQDVEVVRYMVWRPHRTLAETEAFISYCIEEWDSGRSRPYVLALEENDDEPIGMLEASLHDHMIDIGYVLQRKYWGAKLMSEAINTLSEAALALPHCFRIQATCDTENYASARTLEKSGFVLEGKLARHLVLPNLADEPRPSLMYARCR, translated from the coding sequence ATGTTCCTATCTCTTCCAGATGTGTTGCGTACGCAAAGAATGATATTGCGTAAACCGCGTCAATCAGATGTCCGGATTATTTTTGATGCATATGCCCAAGATGTTGAAGTAGTACGCTACATGGTATGGCGTCCACACCGCACATTGGCCGAGACTGAAGCCTTCATTTCATATTGTATCGAGGAGTGGGATAGTGGTCGTAGCCGTCCTTATGTTTTGGCCCTTGAGGAAAATGACGACGAGCCAATTGGTATGTTGGAAGCAAGTTTGCATGATCACATGATAGATATTGGATACGTTTTGCAACGCAAGTATTGGGGCGCGAAACTCATGTCCGAGGCAATAAATACTTTGAGTGAAGCAGCCTTGGCGCTGCCGCACTGTTTTCGTATTCAGGCAACCTGTGACACAGAAAATTATGCATCTGCGCGTACATTGGAAAAGTCCGGGTTTGTACTTGAGGGCAAGCTTGCGCGACACCTGGTTCTACCAAATCTTGCTGACGAACCTCGGCCATCTCTGATGTATGCCCGCTGCAGGTAA